In Helianthus annuus cultivar XRQ/B chromosome 9, HanXRQr2.0-SUNRISE, whole genome shotgun sequence, the following are encoded in one genomic region:
- the LOC110876239 gene encoding uncharacterized protein LOC110876239 — protein sequence MVYGKGCHLPMELAHRAYWAITTVNADYNEAGKMRQLQLCEIEELKDEAYECASAYKDKLKKVHDAKLRKKTFEVGQMVWLYNSRLKVFAGKLKSKWMGPYVVRRVGRFGDVDIQDEQTVNGHRLKPYLEGNDINNLELDKVGYILRPVDEQQP from the coding sequence ATGGTTTATGgaaagggttgtcacttgccaatggagttagCGCATCGGGCATATTGGGCAATCACAACGGTAAACGCGGATTATAATGAAGCGGGAAAGATGAGACAGTTGCAATTGTGTGAAATCGAAGAACTTAAAGATGAGGCATATGAGTGTGCATCAGCTTACAAAGACAAACTCAAGAAAGTACACGATgcaaaattgaggaagaaaacctttgaagtgggtcaaatgGTTTGGTTGTACAACTCAAGACTCAAGGTGTTTGCGGgcaagcttaaaagcaaatggatgggcccATATGTTGTTCGGCGAGTTGGGAGGTTTGGTGATGTAGATATCCAAGATGAACAAACGGTAAATGGACATCGCTTGAAGCCATACTTGGAGGGGAACGACATAAACAACTTGGAACTTGACAAAGTGGGCTACATTCTACGCCCGGTCGATGAGcaacaaccatga